In Nostoc sp. GT001, a genomic segment contains:
- a CDS encoding HAMP domain-containing sensor histidine kinase, translating into MNACSSEQRPSDWKLVHAKRLSEAINYCCTKSFHLALLDLRLPDSEGLATISRLHQVIPDIPIIILTVSDDEELALEAMAQGAQDYLVKDQVTIQLLRRSIRYAMERSQILQQLKNREREALDALDKERELNQLKSYFVSMVSHEFRNPLSVLRVLSEVLLHYDSNLTVEKKETYSQQISTTVNHMCQLLDEVILLGKVDTGNFEIELSQLHLQEFCEELIASLEYSDKNQHSIILDFQSNLHLIELDAALLRHILSNLISNALKYSPSGSEVRVEVSCLNDKVKFCVSDRGIGIPETDRHRLFETFSRCNNVGKIQGTGLGLAIVKRCVDLYTGEISIESQVGIGTNVTVLLPIGNSAFREN; encoded by the coding sequence TTGAACGCGTGTTCTTCCGAGCAGCGACCTAGTGATTGGAAACTAGTTCATGCAAAGCGGTTGAGCGAGGCTATTAACTATTGCTGTACGAAATCCTTCCATCTGGCATTGCTCGATCTACGGTTGCCTGATTCTGAGGGATTGGCAACTATATCACGGTTGCATCAAGTGATTCCTGACATTCCAATTATTATTTTGACCGTATCTGATGATGAAGAATTAGCCTTGGAAGCGATGGCACAGGGGGCACAGGATTATCTGGTGAAAGATCAGGTGACGATCCAACTTTTGCGGCGTAGTATTCGGTACGCAATGGAGCGATCGCAAATTCTCCAACAACTCAAAAATCGGGAACGAGAAGCATTAGATGCACTGGATAAAGAACGGGAATTAAACCAGCTTAAGTCCTACTTTGTTTCAATGGTATCCCATGAATTTCGGAATCCGTTAAGTGTATTACGAGTTTTGAGTGAAGTGCTACTCCACTATGATAGCAACCTGACTGTGGAGAAGAAAGAAACTTATTCTCAACAGATAAGTACAACAGTTAACCACATGTGTCAACTTCTGGATGAAGTGATCTTGTTGGGAAAAGTTGATACAGGGAATTTTGAAATTGAATTAAGTCAACTTCATCTCCAAGAATTTTGTGAGGAGTTAATCGCCTCTTTGGAATATAGCGATAAGAATCAACATTCCATCATTTTAGATTTTCAGTCAAATTTACATCTAATAGAATTGGATGCTGCTCTTTTAAGGCATATCCTTTCCAATCTCATTTCAAATGCACTGAAATATTCTCCATCTGGTAGTGAAGTTCGAGTTGAAGTCAGTTGCCTAAATGATAAAGTGAAGTTTTGTGTTAGCGATCGCGGTATTGGTATTCCTGAAACCGATCGGCATCGATTATTTGAAACCTTTAGCCGTTGCAACAATGTTGGAAAAATTCAAGGAACTGGGCTGGGGTTGGCGATTGTTAAACGTTGTGTTGATTTATATACAGGAGAAATTTCTATTGAAAGCCAAGTTGGTATTGGTACTAACGTTACAGTATTATTACCAATAGGAAATTCTGCGTTCCGCGAAAATTAA
- a CDS encoding response regulator, which translates to MSSNPNLRPLEILLVEDSASDANLIIRELGKAEVVHNLHWVKHGEAAIDYLCHREKFVDALRPDLILLDLNLPRIDGREVLKIVKADSVLKRIPIVILTTSNDEEDVLDSYNFNANCYITKPIDIQQFIRVVRLIDEFWLAAVKLPDE; encoded by the coding sequence ATGAGTAGCAATCCTAATTTACGACCCCTTGAAATTTTATTAGTTGAGGACTCTGCTAGTGATGCCAATTTAATCATTCGCGAACTTGGCAAAGCTGAAGTTGTCCATAATTTGCATTGGGTCAAACATGGTGAGGCAGCTATAGATTATCTCTGTCATCGAGAAAAGTTTGTCGATGCCTTACGTCCCGATCTGATTTTGTTGGACTTAAACCTCCCCAGAATAGATGGTCGTGAGGTGTTGAAAATAGTTAAAGCAGATTCAGTTTTGAAACGAATTCCGATTGTAATTTTAACGACATCAAATGATGAAGAAGATGTTTTAGACTCCTATAATTTTAATGCCAATTGCTATATAACCAAACCAATTGATATTCAGCAATTTATTCGTGTTGTTCGACTGATTGATGAGTTTTGGTTGGCTGCTGTTAAGTTACCTGATGAGTAG
- a CDS encoding bifunctional 4-hydroxy-2-oxoglutarate aldolase/2-dehydro-3-deoxy-phosphogluconate aldolase, which produces MPNQIWLSQLQKHRAIAVIRAPQIELGQQMAMAVASGGMQLIEITWNSDRAGELISQLRSELPACIIGTGTLFNVQQLEEAIASGAQFLFTPHVDSAMIQAAQEKNVPIIPGAMTPTEIVTAWSQGASCVKVFPVQAVGGINYIKSLQGPLGEIPLIPTGGVTLENAKEFLQAGAIAVGLSGELFPQKLVIEGNWLAIATQAKNLMQQLG; this is translated from the coding sequence ATGCCTAATCAAATTTGGTTATCACAGTTGCAAAAACATCGAGCGATCGCAGTTATCCGCGCCCCCCAAATCGAATTGGGGCAGCAAATGGCAATGGCTGTAGCATCTGGGGGAATGCAGCTAATTGAGATTACCTGGAATAGCGATCGCGCTGGGGAATTAATCAGTCAACTACGTTCGGAATTACCAGCCTGTATCATTGGCACTGGTACGCTATTCAATGTGCAGCAGCTAGAAGAAGCGATCGCGTCTGGGGCGCAATTCCTCTTCACACCCCATGTTGATTCGGCAATGATTCAAGCAGCACAAGAAAAAAATGTGCCGATTATACCAGGAGCTATGACTCCTACAGAAATTGTTACTGCTTGGAGTCAGGGCGCTAGTTGTGTAAAAGTGTTTCCCGTACAAGCAGTGGGAGGGATTAACTATATCAAAAGTTTGCAAGGGCCACTGGGTGAGATTCCCTTAATTCCTACTGGCGGCGTGACTCTAGAAAATGCCAAAGAATTTTTGCAAGCTGGAGCGATCGCTGTCGGTTTGAGCGGGGAATTATTTCCCCAAAAGCTTGTCATAGAGGGAAATTGGTTAGCGATCGCAACTCAGGCAAAAAACCTAATGCAACAGTTAGGTTAA
- a CDS encoding L,D-transpeptidase, with product MQTWIPRGGIRSSGTFCTGVALMVVTLFSWSSPLTGTPNSTTATATSVDENSITVSNNISQSRWIEIDLSEQRLRAWEGNKLVHSYRISGGKRATPTPIGRFRINSKYRTHRMRGRGYNIPDVPYTMYFYRGYAIHGAYWHNRFGTPVSHGCVNLPVKQARNLYNWTSTGTLVVVRK from the coding sequence ATGCAAACTTGGATTCCCCGTGGTGGGATTCGTTCTTCAGGAACTTTTTGTACAGGCGTGGCGCTGATGGTGGTGACTTTATTCTCTTGGTCATCGCCGTTAACAGGTACACCCAACTCGACTACAGCAACAGCCACGTCAGTCGATGAAAACAGCATCACTGTATCTAATAATATTAGCCAATCTCGCTGGATTGAAATTGATTTGTCAGAGCAACGTTTACGTGCATGGGAAGGTAATAAACTTGTTCATTCATATCGCATTTCTGGAGGTAAGCGAGCGACTCCTACACCCATAGGTAGATTTCGGATTAATTCTAAGTATCGTACTCATCGGATGCGAGGCAGAGGCTACAACATTCCTGACGTTCCTTACACAATGTATTTCTACAGAGGGTATGCCATTCACGGCGCTTATTGGCATAACCGTTTTGGGACTCCAGTCAGTCACGGTTGCGTAAATTTACCTGTTAAGCAAGCTCGCAATCTTTACAACTGGACTTCAACAGGAACATTAGTAGTTGTGCGGAAATAA
- a CDS encoding GlsB/YeaQ/YmgE family stress response membrane protein: MNILAWIVLGLIAGAIAKAIYPGHQGGGILGTILLGIIGAFVGGSLGVFFSTGTLSLAAPSLSIPGIAVAVLGAIVAVFLWNLLTNRSAV; the protein is encoded by the coding sequence ATGAATATTCTTGCTTGGATTGTTTTAGGTCTAATTGCTGGTGCGATCGCAAAAGCTATCTACCCCGGTCATCAAGGTGGCGGAATTCTAGGAACCATATTGTTAGGAATCATCGGTGCTTTTGTTGGCGGTAGTTTAGGTGTATTTTTCAGTACGGGAACTTTATCTCTAGCAGCTCCTAGTCTCAGCATTCCAGGTATTGCAGTAGCAGTTCTTGGTGCAATTGTCGCAGTTTTCTTGTGGAATTTATTAACCAACCGCAGTGCTGTATAA
- a CDS encoding L,D-transpeptidase produces MKRQISPDWVRRLQVLLTGTALSLSVFTTTGTSEAWANSKNQVIAQKIQTLQKSDKRWIQIDLSKQRLIAWEGDRVVYGSAISSGKKSTPTLIGTFNIQSKFKTTRMRGSGYDVPNVPHAMFYQGNYGIHGAYWHKRFGTPVSHGCVNLAPKHAKWLFEWASVGTPVVIQK; encoded by the coding sequence ATGAAAAGACAAATTTCTCCTGACTGGGTGCGTCGCTTACAAGTACTCCTCACTGGTACAGCACTGTCCTTAAGTGTTTTTACTACTACTGGAACCAGTGAAGCTTGGGCGAATTCCAAAAATCAAGTGATTGCACAAAAAATCCAGACATTACAAAAATCGGATAAGCGCTGGATTCAAATTGATCTTTCAAAGCAACGGTTAATAGCTTGGGAAGGTGACAGAGTGGTTTATGGAAGTGCTATTTCCTCTGGCAAAAAATCCACTCCCACTCTTATTGGTACTTTTAATATTCAATCCAAGTTCAAAACTACAAGGATGCGGGGAAGCGGCTATGACGTTCCCAATGTTCCTCATGCGATGTTTTACCAAGGCAATTACGGTATTCACGGGGCTTACTGGCATAAAAGGTTTGGTACGCCAGTCAGCCACGGCTGTGTAAATCTCGCACCTAAACACGCTAAATGGCTATTTGAGTGGGCATCGGTAGGGACACCAGTAGTTATCCAGAAATAG
- a CDS encoding HPP family protein: MIDSKKVRLKWQNYWFKTFGRWRSCPLTCPIERPHHRHVFWSWIGSFLAITATSYLAVKTNSPLLMAPFGATSVLIFGVPDSPLAQPRNVIGGNLLAAIVSLIILHFFGSSPLAMGMAVSSAIAIMQFTGTVHPPSGAVALVVMMTKPDWQFLLTPAFEGSMILVLCAVIFNNLAAERTYPKHWL; the protein is encoded by the coding sequence ATGATCGATAGTAAAAAAGTTCGGTTGAAGTGGCAAAATTATTGGTTTAAAACCTTTGGTAGATGGCGCTCGTGTCCGCTAACCTGTCCAATAGAAAGACCTCATCATCGGCATGTTTTTTGGAGTTGGATCGGTAGTTTTTTAGCCATCACAGCAACGTCCTACCTTGCTGTCAAAACTAATTCTCCTTTGCTGATGGCTCCTTTTGGTGCTACAAGTGTCTTGATATTTGGTGTCCCTGATAGTCCTTTGGCTCAACCTCGTAATGTCATTGGGGGTAATCTTTTAGCTGCTATAGTGAGTCTGATAATTCTGCATTTTTTCGGTTCCTCTCCCTTGGCAATGGGAATGGCTGTTTCTAGTGCGATCGCAATTATGCAGTTTACCGGAACTGTACACCCACCTTCGGGTGCTGTTGCATTAGTCGTTATGATGACGAAACCGGACTGGCAATTTCTGCTAACACCTGCCTTTGAGGGATCGATGATTCTAGTGCTATGCGCTGTGATCTTTAATAATTTAGCAGCAGAAAGGACGTATCCAAAGCACTGGTTATAA
- a CDS encoding metallophosphoesterase — translation MHWLLSGPLSTEALTVNIAGLPASLQGKKLVQLSDFHYDGLRLSAEMLEKAIAVTNEAKPDLILLTGDYVTDDPSPIHQLVLRLKHLQSRSGIYAILGNHDIYKHAKAEVTEALTSIGIHVLWNEIAYPLGKELPLVGLADYWSREFHPATVMNQLNPDTPCIVLSHNPDTAEILQTWRVDLQLSGHTHGGQIVIPGIGPAALFYEKLVKKIPRKVRHRFPFLEVNVSVVNHWEWAQGLHRLGKNQLYINRGLGTYLPGRLFCRPEVTMITLQGE, via the coding sequence ATGCATTGGTTGTTATCTGGGCCGTTGAGTACAGAAGCATTGACGGTTAACATTGCAGGGTTGCCTGCATCGTTACAAGGTAAAAAGCTGGTGCAGTTGTCAGATTTTCACTACGATGGTTTGCGGCTGTCGGCAGAGATGTTAGAAAAAGCGATCGCAGTGACTAACGAAGCTAAACCAGATTTAATTTTATTAACTGGTGACTACGTAACTGATGATCCGTCGCCAATTCACCAACTGGTACTTCGACTCAAACATTTGCAAAGTCGCAGTGGAATCTATGCTATCCTTGGCAATCACGATATATATAAACACGCAAAAGCAGAAGTTACAGAAGCCCTTACTAGCATTGGAATTCACGTCCTTTGGAACGAAATTGCCTATCCACTAGGAAAAGAATTACCACTCGTCGGACTGGCTGACTATTGGTCACGGGAATTCCACCCCGCAACAGTTATGAACCAGCTAAACCCCGACACACCCTGCATTGTTTTATCCCACAACCCAGATACTGCGGAGATATTACAAACATGGCGAGTCGATTTACAATTATCTGGTCATACTCACGGTGGTCAAATCGTGATTCCTGGAATTGGTCCTGCGGCGTTGTTTTACGAAAAGCTTGTAAAAAAAATACCCAGAAAAGTGAGGCATCGATTCCCATTTCTAGAAGTAAATGTTTCTGTAGTCAACCATTGGGAATGGGCGCAGGGTTTGCATCGGCTAGGTAAAAATCAGCTATATATCAATCGTGGTTTGGGAACTTACCTCCCAGGACGCTTATTTTGCCGCCCAGAAGTTACTATGATCACCCTACAAGGTGAGTAG
- a CDS encoding AAA family ATPase, whose translation MSSSLEPQFIQDFTHFEQHVAKLIHKADWTVETAKTNQPGYDLVVKKGNLVGVVQVKWLKSNVTAPQLLKFADFLDSDEGKKFNFGWFITTKGFGGPALALMRTWGKDTKIRCGIAHENKLVGIDGDYVIGGRGNLENSEETTSKKVYFGVFTCKGGVGKTTVAGHLAGALALQGFNVALVDLDPEQNLQKLVGDGVFVPNPKGVGTTIQVFDGNDWDEDAARDCQIVICDCSPALERNPPELVKRLDYCIIPTTFNPLGISKHGKVIQDTVKEIREINNLAHLFVLVNNFKDPGIKRLRLLKEVYSNTYKEISKIDKKFHCIDPEEVCIRTSDLLYYWGIHILENPENPASRLAFDLVGGRCYPREDFINLADYIEREAGIGILRAS comes from the coding sequence ATGTCATCATCATTAGAGCCACAATTCATCCAGGATTTTACCCACTTTGAGCAGCACGTAGCAAAACTAATCCATAAAGCAGATTGGACAGTTGAAACTGCAAAGACCAATCAACCTGGCTACGATCTAGTAGTTAAAAAAGGAAACCTAGTTGGTGTTGTTCAGGTTAAATGGCTAAAAAGTAACGTAACAGCGCCACAGCTTTTAAAGTTTGCTGACTTTTTAGATTCTGACGAAGGCAAAAAATTTAATTTTGGTTGGTTTATAACTACAAAAGGATTTGGCGGCCCAGCATTGGCATTAATGAGAACCTGGGGTAAAGATACTAAAATTCGCTGTGGGATTGCCCATGAAAATAAGCTGGTTGGAATTGATGGTGATTACGTCATTGGTGGCAGAGGTAATCTTGAAAATTCCGAAGAAACTACGTCAAAAAAAGTTTATTTTGGAGTTTTCACCTGTAAAGGCGGAGTAGGAAAAACAACTGTAGCAGGTCATTTAGCAGGAGCATTAGCGCTGCAAGGATTTAATGTAGCACTTGTGGATTTAGACCCAGAACAAAATCTGCAAAAATTAGTAGGTGATGGGGTTTTTGTTCCCAATCCTAAAGGGGTAGGCACAACTATTCAAGTTTTTGATGGAAATGATTGGGATGAAGATGCTGCCCGTGATTGTCAAATAGTAATTTGTGATTGCTCGCCAGCATTAGAGCGTAATCCCCCAGAGCTAGTTAAGCGATTAGATTATTGTATTATCCCAACAACCTTCAATCCACTGGGAATAAGTAAGCACGGTAAAGTTATTCAAGATACTGTTAAAGAAATACGTGAAATCAATAATTTAGCTCATTTGTTTGTATTAGTTAACAATTTTAAAGATCCTGGTATTAAACGCTTAAGGCTTCTTAAAGAAGTTTATTCTAATACTTATAAAGAAATTAGTAAAATAGATAAAAAATTTCATTGTATAGATCCAGAAGAAGTTTGCATTCGGACTAGCGACCTACTTTACTACTGGGGTATACATATACTCGAAAATCCAGAAAATCCTGCCAGTAGATTAGCTTTTGATCTAGTTGGCGGAAGATGCTACCCGCGTGAAGATTTTATCAACTTAGCAGATTACATTGAAAGAGAAGCTGGTATAGGAATTCTTAGAGCTAGTTAA
- a CDS encoding Hsp70 family protein has protein sequence MAIAIDFGTSNTVIARWNPVTQQPETLTLPGLSIKQSLNPPLIPSLVYVEDAAQNKVLVGQQVRDRGLDLKGETRFFRSFKRGIGADIQGFLPELDGQIVTFEQVGQWFLTQVIEQLAPLEGGLDSLVLTVPVDSFEAYRHWLGKVCQALPVEQVRMLDEPTAAALGYGLADQENLLVIDFGGGTLDLSLVRLDRGVQATTKPLGFILKWGNKSLAEDSKQKVKTARVLAKAGQNLGGTDIDNWLVDYFAKTQELAVSPLTTRLAERVKIQLSTQNQASEVYFDDETFESYELELNRDTFENILKEHAFFELLDESMTTLLQQARRQGIELPDINAVLLVGGTVQLPAVQTWIKQYFEPEKIRCERPFEAIAQGALQLAQGIQIKDFLYHSYGIRYWDRRNQRHKWHSLIKAGQAYPMSQAVELVLGASVENQPSIELIMGELGADTGSTEVYFDGDRLITRRMDSSETSVKPLNDQEGARTIAQLTPAGYPGSDRIKILFQVDEQRFLRITVEDLLTNDTLLENQLVAQLS, from the coding sequence ATGGCGATCGCAATCGATTTTGGTACTAGCAACACAGTCATTGCTCGTTGGAACCCTGTAACCCAGCAGCCAGAAACCCTGACTCTACCAGGCTTATCAATTAAACAAAGTCTCAATCCGCCACTGATTCCCAGCTTGGTTTATGTTGAAGACGCAGCCCAAAATAAAGTCTTAGTCGGGCAACAAGTACGCGATCGCGGTCTTGACCTCAAAGGCGAAACGCGATTTTTCCGCAGCTTCAAACGCGGTATTGGTGCAGATATCCAAGGTTTCTTACCAGAATTAGATGGGCAAATTGTCACCTTTGAACAAGTCGGGCAATGGTTCCTTACTCAAGTAATTGAACAACTAGCACCCCTGGAAGGAGGGTTAGACTCTTTAGTGTTAACTGTACCCGTTGACAGTTTTGAAGCTTATCGTCACTGGTTGGGAAAAGTTTGTCAAGCCCTTCCCGTCGAACAAGTGCGAATGCTGGATGAACCCACAGCCGCCGCCTTGGGTTATGGCTTGGCAGATCAAGAAAATCTCTTGGTGATTGACTTTGGTGGTGGTACTTTGGATTTGTCCCTTGTGCGGCTGGATCGAGGTGTCCAAGCAACAACCAAGCCGTTAGGATTTATCCTCAAGTGGGGTAATAAGTCTCTGGCTGAAGATTCCAAACAAAAAGTCAAAACTGCCCGTGTATTGGCGAAAGCTGGGCAAAATCTGGGCGGTACTGATATTGACAACTGGTTAGTAGATTACTTTGCCAAAACTCAAGAGTTGGCAGTAAGTCCCTTGACAACAAGATTGGCAGAACGGGTAAAAATTCAGCTATCAACCCAAAATCAAGCTAGTGAAGTTTATTTTGACGATGAGACATTTGAAAGTTATGAACTGGAACTAAACCGCGACACTTTTGAAAATATCCTCAAAGAACACGCTTTTTTTGAGTTATTGGATGAGTCGATGACAACACTGTTGCAGCAAGCAAGACGGCAAGGGATAGAACTTCCAGATATTAATGCAGTTTTGTTAGTTGGTGGGACAGTGCAATTGCCAGCAGTGCAGACATGGATCAAACAGTATTTTGAGCCAGAAAAAATCCGTTGCGAACGTCCCTTTGAAGCGATCGCTCAAGGTGCATTACAGTTAGCACAAGGGATACAAATCAAAGACTTTCTTTACCATAGTTATGGTATCCGCTACTGGGATCGTCGCAATCAGCGTCACAAATGGCATTCTTTAATTAAAGCTGGACAGGCATACCCAATGAGTCAAGCAGTGGAATTAGTCTTAGGCGCTTCTGTAGAAAATCAGCCCAGCATTGAACTAATTATGGGAGAATTGGGAGCAGATACAGGTAGTACTGAGGTTTATTTTGATGGCGATCGCTTAATTACTCGCCGTATGGACAGTAGTGAAACCAGCGTCAAACCCCTCAACGATCAAGAAGGCGCGAGGACAATTGCCCAACTGACACCAGCCGGGTATCCTGGAAGCGATCGTATTAAAATCCTCTTTCAAGTTGATGAACAACGCTTTTTACGAATCACGGTTGAAGACTTGTTAACGAATGACACACTTTTGGAGAATCAACTTGTGGCACAGTTGAGTTAG
- a CDS encoding ATP-binding protein has translation MRSRRPIACQNMLEDPNFAPWREAAQQRGYQSSLVIPLFDGGEVFGTLNIYSSEADAFNPQELALLTELSDSLSFGILALRAKQKRQQLEQALKLSEDKFAKAFYSSPIAKSITTLDEGRYLDVNHSFEWLFGYVREEVLERTALELQIWQKADDRQYMLQELKFHRKLRDYEAKLQKHNGEQILCYVSAELIQIEETICILSAIENITERRQAELMILRINEELEQRVTERTAELTEATKKLQLLNQELQQSNQELEQFAYVASHDLQEPLRAIAGYTQLLMSEYGDRFDSTAQSYANFVVDGAKRMQQLIQDLLAYSRVGTRGKEFVTTDCNLAVQQALRNLRVAIAENQATITVEPLPTLNADQNQLVQLFQNLIGNAIKFHEDNHPDVQIQATKRDRDYLFQVKDNGIGISSQYLDQIFEVFKRLHTHDEYPGTGIGLAICKKIVTRHSGEIWAESSLGMGTTFYFTIPCSIYE, from the coding sequence ATTCGATCGCGCCGGCCCATCGCCTGCCAAAATATGTTGGAAGACCCCAACTTTGCTCCCTGGCGTGAGGCGGCACAGCAACGTGGCTACCAATCCTCGCTGGTAATACCTTTATTTGATGGAGGAGAAGTTTTTGGAACTTTGAATATTTACTCCTCTGAAGCCGATGCGTTTAATCCGCAAGAATTAGCTTTGTTGACAGAACTTTCAGATAGTTTGAGTTTTGGTATCCTAGCCTTGCGGGCAAAGCAGAAACGCCAGCAGCTAGAACAGGCCCTAAAACTCTCAGAAGATAAATTTGCCAAAGCTTTTTATAGCAGCCCGATCGCTAAAAGTATCACCACTCTCGATGAGGGACGATATTTGGATGTGAACCATAGTTTTGAGTGGCTGTTTGGGTATGTCCGAGAGGAGGTGCTAGAGCGTACAGCTTTAGAATTGCAGATTTGGCAGAAAGCAGACGATCGCCAATATATGCTTCAAGAGTTGAAATTCCACAGAAAACTCAGAGACTATGAAGCGAAACTTCAGAAACATAACGGCGAACAAATTCTTTGCTATGTTTCGGCTGAACTAATTCAAATTGAAGAGACAATCTGTATCCTCTCTGCGATTGAAAACATTACCGAACGCAGACAGGCAGAACTGATGATTTTGCGGATCAATGAAGAGTTAGAACAGCGCGTTACCGAACGTACTGCCGAACTGACCGAGGCGACCAAAAAATTGCAACTATTAAATCAGGAGTTGCAGCAATCAAATCAGGAATTAGAACAGTTTGCCTACGTCGCCTCTCACGATTTACAGGAACCCTTGCGGGCGATCGCAGGATATACCCAATTACTAATGAGCGAGTATGGCGATCGCTTTGACAGCACAGCCCAATCCTACGCTAACTTTGTGGTAGATGGGGCAAAGCGAATGCAACAACTCATTCAAGATTTGCTGGCATACTCACGGGTAGGCACTCGTGGTAAGGAATTTGTCACCACTGATTGTAATCTGGCTGTGCAGCAAGCACTACGTAACTTGCGTGTGGCGATCGCTGAAAATCAGGCTACTATCACCGTCGAACCACTACCGACGTTGAACGCAGACCAAAATCAACTAGTGCAACTCTTCCAAAATCTGATTGGTAATGCAATTAAATTCCATGAAGACAATCACCCTGATGTTCAGATTCAAGCCACAAAACGCGATCGAGATTATTTATTCCAGGTGAAAGATAATGGTATCGGTATTTCGTCGCAATATTTAGACCAAATCTTTGAGGTATTCAAACGGCTTCACACCCACGATGAATATCCCGGTACAGGAATTGGACTAGCCATCTGTAAAAAAATTGTAACGCGCCATAGTGGAGAAATTTGGGCTGAATCTTCCCTTGGCATGGGTACGACATTTTATTTTACTATCCCCTGTAGTATTTATGAGTAG